From the Candidatus Dadabacteria bacterium genome, the window TAGATAAGTATCAGAATGTTGGTGTACTTTGTGCCCAGGGCGACGGGAAGAACGTTTATCCCGGCTTTTTCATAATCCTTCCTGTATTTCTGCGCGAGCACCCAGAAGTGGGGAGGCTGCCAGAGCATCATGAATATGAATATTATCATTGCGTCGAGCTGCAGAACGGGGTTTACGGCTGTGTAGCCTATAAGCACGGGAAGAGCGCCGGGCACTCCCCCGAGCACTGTACCGAAAGGGGAGGTTCTTTTGAGGAAAAGGGTGTAAATGAGTGTGTAGCTTATAATCGCGAGGAGAATAAGTGCCGCGTTTACGTAATTGAAATAAGAAAGCGAGATGAAGAGAGCCACGGCCATCATGAGTATCGAGATTATCCAAGCATTCCGGTCTCCGAGAACTCTCAGGGCCTCAACCCTTTTGTTAAGGCGGGTCATCTGCTTATCGATTTTCTTATCAAGCAGGTTATTCAGAATTGCCGCTCCGCCGGCGCTTAGAAGAAGAGAGACGACGCATAGAAAAACCGTCTGTGCCGAGGGAAATGCCCGGTTTGCCACCACCATTCCCGCAAGGCCCGTAAACGCCACGCTCATTATTATTCCGGGCTTGGAGAGAATAACGGCGGAAACCGCCATGGTACCCACGGATTTTTTCTGCGTTTCGCTCATTGCTAGGAAGTTTTTTCGGCGACAGTGTCTTTACTTATATACCCGAACCAGGTGAGAAGGCAGAGGGAGAGTATCAGAAGACCTATTGCGAGATGAACGGCGGTGACGTAAAACAGAAGCTTTGAGGTTACTACCACAATTCCAAGCCCGATCTGAAGAAAAAGCAGGGCGACTGCCCAAGACATGTTTTTCCGCGCTTCCCTTAGCCTTTCGGATTTTCTTGAGAGAATAAGCACGAAGATAAATACCACCGTGAGCAGGTAAGCGACCCCCCTGTGCGTAAAGTGCGCTAGCACCTTGCCCGAGAGCTCGGGCGGAATCCAGTAGCCTAGACACGTGGGGAAATCAGGGCATGCAAGTCCCGCTCCGAGGTGCCTTACGTAAGCTCCTAGGGAAGCCTGGATGAATACAAGCAGAAAAAGCGCGAAGAAGAGTCCGGCCGGGCCCGAGAAACGGAAATCAGGCTTTTTGATGACGCCGTCGAAATACACCATGTAAAGGGTAATTGAGAAGATTATGATGGCGTTTGTGAAATGAATAGTAGTCAGGTCCACGGGAAGTCTGGTGAGAACCACTATTCCTCCAAGCACAATCTGAAACAGAAGAAGCAGCACTACGAGCAACGGAAGTGCTCTGTAATTTTTTCTGTACGCGCGGAATCTTCTGTAGCAGAGAATGAAAAGCACTATGGATGTTATTCCGCCTATTACGCGGTGGGAGAACTCAAGATAGATGTCCCACCTGAAAGGCGGAATCACTTCCCCGTGGCAAAGCGGCCAGTCGGGACAGGCGAGTCCGGCCTCGAGCCCCGATACCGCATTTCCCCATATAAGAAGCACGAACAGAAGACCTAGAGCAGTTTTCGCAAGCATGCCTGTTTTCTTACTGCTACTTTATTACCGGTACCCTTGTGAAGGTTTCCATTATGGTGAAACCGATGAGAAGGAAAAGCAGGAAAAGGGGATACAGGGCGTATATCCACGTGAGCTTGTCTTCAAACTTAAGATGCATGAAGTAAAGGGCGACGATCGCTGCTTTTACAGACGCTACTAGCATTGCTATGACGATATTGAAGTCGCCGAAATCAAACTTCGCTACGTAGACAGTAACTGCCGTCAGGACAAACAGCGTAAGACATACAGCAGCGTATTCTCGAAGACCCGTGTGATGTTCCTCAGTGTGATCGTGTGTGCTCATTTTCTTTCTCCGTCTATCCGATTAGATACAGTAGCGGGAACAGATATATCCAGATAAGGTCAACCAGATGCCAGTAAAGCCCCCCGACTTCAACCGGGGTATATCTGTTTCCTTCCTTGAATCTTCCCTGTCTGGCCATTATTATCAGGGCGAGAATTATGCCCATTCCCAAAAACACGTGGAGCATGTGAAGTCCGGTCATCATGAAGTAAAGGGCGAAGAATATGTTCGTATCGGGAAATATGCCGTGATGGAACTTCGCACCGTACTCAAAGTATTTGTTTACCCCGAAAGCCGCCCCGCATATGAAAGTTACGGAAAGCAGTATTATCAGCCATTTCCTGTTTCTTTTCTGAGAGGCCGACACCGCAAGAGCCATCGTGAAACTGCTGAAGATTAGCACTATGGTGTTTATGGCGCCCAGAGTGATGTCCAGCTTCTTGTGCGATTCGTAGAAAAGATCTGGGTACTTGGCCCTGAAAAGCGCGTACGCCGCGAAGAGTCCCCCGAAAAGAAGAATTTCCGTTCCGAGAAAAAGCCACATCCCGAATTTTGCCGCGTTGTGGGTTACGGTCTCTCCGAGTCCGTGTCCGTGCGCGTGGCCTTCGGCGTGTTCTGCTGTGCTGCTCATTTTTTTACGTTAGCCTCCGATCTATTTTTTCCCGTAAGCGTAAGTCCAGTCAGTTACCGTTGGTATTTCGGCAAAATTCTCATGTGGCGGAGGCGATGGAACCTGCCACTCAAGAGAAAGAGAACCGTAGGGATTTGACGATTCTGGCCGACCTTTTTTCCAGAGCGGTACAAGCAGGTTCACGGTCATTATCAGAATGCCGAGCCCGAGTATCCATGATCCGTAGGTCGAGAGGGCATGATAGGATATGTACTCTTCGGGATAGGTCGCATACCTTCTGGGCATTCCCTGAAAACCCATGAAAAACTGCGGGAAAAACGTTACGTTAAATCCAACGAAAATAAGAAACCATGCTACTTTTGCGATAAGTTCATTGAACACCTTTCCGAACCATTTCTGATACCAGAAGTGAAGGGCCCCGAAAAACCCCATCACGGTTCCTCCTATCATGACGTAGTGCATGTGGGCTACTATGAAATAGGTGTCGTGCAGATGCACGTCAACTGCCAGAGCTCCCAGATAAACACCGGTCAGCCCCCCGACCGTAAAAAGCACTATGAAAGACAGCGCATACAGCATGGATGAGTGAAAGTCTATTGATCCCTTGTACAGAGTTGCGGTCCAGTTAAACACCTTTACGGCCGTCGGTATGGCGACAAGCATGGTCAGAAATGAGAATATTGCCGCTGCCGTTTCCGATATACCGCTTACGAACATGTGGTGCAGCCAGACGAAAAAGCTTATTATTGCAATCGCAAAGCTTGAGTACGCGATTGCCTTGTATCCGAAAATGGGTTTTCTTGCGAAAACGGGGATTATCTCCGAGATAATCCCGAAGGCGGGAATAACCATTATGTAGACGGCGGGGTGGGAGTAGAACCAGAAGAAGTTCTGGAACAGTATTGGGTCCCCTCCCTTGGCCGGATCAAAAAACCCTATGTCAAACGCCCTCTCCGCTATCAGCAGAAGGAGAGTGATTCCCACAACCGGCGTTGCGAGCAGCTGCAGTATGGCAGTGGCGTAGGACGCCCATATGAAAAGCGGCAGTCTTGACCACGTCATTCCAGGCGCTCGAAGCTTGTGGATGGTCACTATGAAGTTCATTCCGGTGAGAATCGATGAGAACCCGAGGACGAAGACTCCCAAAGTTATCATTATTACCTTGGTGCCCGTCTGAATGCTGTAGGGAGTGTAGAATGTCCAGCCCGTGTCAGCCGGTTGGGCAAGCGCGGAAAGCAGTATTGCCGTTCCGACAAGATATATCCAGAAACTCAGCAGGTTTATTCTGGGAAACGCCACGTCCCTGGCCCCGATCATTAGCGGTATCAGGAAATTGCCGAAACTCGCCGCGATTCCCGGGACGATGAAGAAGAAAACCATCAGGGAACCGTGAAGCGTGAACGCTACATTGTACTCCGTTGCGGTTCTGAAGAAGTCAAGCTCGGGAGTCATAAGCTCGTATCTCATTCCCAGGGCCGCCAGGCCGGCAATCATGAAGAAAAACGAGATCGTAACGAGATAAAGGATCCCGATGCGTTTGTGATCCGTTGTCAAAATCCACGACTTTAAACCTTTCTGGGCTAAATACGGTATATGCTGGGTTTGAGTCATGACTCCGTTTGCCATCTTTTTCTCCTTGATATTGCTACTTCAACGTCTTTATATACTCGATAAGGGCGGTTACTTCATCCTCAGACAGTATACCTTTGAACGAAGGCATCGTTGGCGGGTAGCCCTCTACCATTTTTGCCTGGGGTTCATAAATTGATTCTCTGATATAGTTCTCGTCTACAAGAACCGATGAACCGTCTGCAAGTTTTTCTGTTTTCCCGTAAAGATTTTTGAAAGTTGGCCCTATGACTTCCTTGCCGTCTACGCTGTGGCACGCAAGGCAGCCCCTCTGGGAATGCAGTTCTTTTCCTCTCTCCGCCGGGGACACGCTGATTGCCGCCAGGGCGGCTCCGTCTTCAAGTTCGTCTCCTTTTTCCCATCTTGCGAATGCTTCTGGGCTCAGGACTTTTACTGTCGCAAGCATTTGCGAGTGCCCGGAACCACAGTATTCCGCGCACAGAAGATCAAAGGTGCCGACCTTGGTCGGGGTGAACCAGAGCTGCTGGTAGCTGCCCGGAAGAATATCCTGTTTTACTCGGAACTGCGGAACGAAGAAGCTGTGAATAACGTCCTCTGATCTCATTATGAGCCTTACGGGCTTGTTCTGCTGCACGAAGAGTTCATTCAGCGATTTTTTTCCGGTGAAATACTCGAATTCCCAAAGCCACTGCTTTGCCACGACGTTAACTTCGATCGCTTCTGGAGGCGGATTGCGAAGTTCCTTGAAAGCTATCCATCCCCATGCGAAGATGACCATGAGCAGTATGGTCGGAATTATGGTCCAGATGGTTTCAATGACCGGGTTGTGAGTTATGTAGGCGGTTTCCTGATCCTCGCTTTTCCGCCTGTACTTGATTGAGAAGGCTACTAGTACGGCCGAAATCAGGACGAAGAAAAATACTGATACGATTGTTACGAACAGGGTTATGTTATCAACGCTTGCTGCGAGATTTGAAGCTGATTCCGGTATCCAGGTGGACATTTATGATTTACAACCTCCGCAATAATTAATGGGTTTTTCTTTCTCTTCTCCACATCAGGCAGAGAAACGCTACGAGAACCGTAAGGGTTACCATTCCTCCCACCTTGACGACGTTAAGAGCGGCAAGCGCATATCTTTTCCCCACAGGGTCAAACTGATAACAGAACATAAGCACTTTATTAAGCAGTTCCGAGGAGCCTATCTTTCCCTCGGAAGCCTCTATTAGAGATAACTTGAAGTTACGGGGATCATACTGAACTCCGTAGAGGTATCGCGAGATTGTCCCATCCGGCGTGAGTATGACTATTCCCGAAGGGTGAGCGAACTCCTCGCCGTCTTTTTTGAAACGGAATCCCACTGAATCGGTAAGCCTCAGTATGTTTTCTGCGGTCGCTGTTAGAAAGTGCCAGTTTTTGGCCTCTTCAGCCCCGCCCGCAAGTGCTTTTTTGTATCTTGCGGATTTCTCGCCGATAACATCAAGGGGTTCTTCCGGGTCAAAGCTTACGGTCACCACGGTGTAGTCCTTCCCCGGCCTGAAGGCATCCATCTGGTTTATGGCTTCCAGAACTCCGTCTGTCCCAAGAAGGCAGAGTCTTGGGCATGTGAAGTAGGCGAGACTCAGAACCACCGGTTTTTTTTGCCCGAAAAAAGAGGAAATATTTACCGCTTCTCCGCTTTCCCCGCGAAATTCAGTGTCAAGATCTATGGAAGACGCAAGTTTCTCATCAAAACCTATTTCTTCTACGTCGTTTACGTTAGAAAGCGCCTGAACGTCCGATGTGAAGAGAGCCGGAACCGTGCTTGAGAGATACATAACACTGAGAAAAATGAAGAACCTCCACATGAAAGGAGCCGTTTTTTGGCTGTTTTTTTAAATGAAAATAATTGTTTGGAGGACTCAGGGGAGAGGAATTTTCCCTTTCCCACGCCTCAAATAGGCGTAGATTCTATCTGATGTTAATTCTCTGTCAAGAATTCGTTTTCTTTACGCTTATTTGGGTTTTCGGGCTCTGTTTATTTTTTTCTCAGGCAAAGAACTATACCGATTCCGATGAAGGCAGTGAGGGTTGAAGAACCGCCGTAACTGATAAAGAAAAGAGGAGTGCCGATGATCGGCATAAGTCCCGTTACCATAGCGATATTTATCACGGCGTGCCAGAAAAGCATGGCCGCAATTCCAAAGCATGCGATCATTGCAAAGCGGTCTTCTAGGGATGTTGCGATTCTAAGAATAAAAAGAATTATGGAGAAATACAGAAGAAGTATAAACACTGAACCCCGAAATCCCCATTCCTCGGAAATCACCGAGAATGCGAAATCCGTATGGTGTGCGGGAAGAAAATTCAAGTTGGACTGCGAACCCAGAGAAAAACCTTTTCCGTAACCCATGCCGGAACCTATGGCAATCTGGGACTGAATCGAGTTGTAGCTTACACCAAAAGGATCGGTGGAAGTGTCCATGAAGGAATATATTCTCTCCTTCTGGTAGTCCTTGATCAGAAGATGCCAGGCCGGCACGATGGATATCAGCGCTATGATTATTATTCTAAGCAGCGCTTTTCTGCTGATTCCCATAAGCAAGATGATGCTTGAACCTATAAGAAGAATGGTCATCGCGGTTCCCATGTCGGGCTGGGCAATTACTGCTGCGGTGGGAACAAGCAGAAGAGCCAGAGGCTTGAGGAGTTCCACCGAATTGTAATTTTCCTTTGCGGCCACATCATTTGCGTAGTAATTGGCAAGCATCATTATTATGCCGATTTTAATAAATTCGGAGGGTTGAATGGAGACCGGACCTATCTGGAACCAGCTTCTGGACCCCGATACCGTTTTTCCGAATATGAAAAGTAACCCCAGCAACACGAGGAAGAACAGGTAGAAAGTAACCGAGTGGGTTTCCAGCGTATGGGGTCTTAAGCGACTAATGACCGCCACAGTCAAAAGCCCCGCAAAAACCCATACGAGTTGTTTCTTGAATGCACCCAAGCCAGCCAACAGCGAGACGCTGTAGAGATTCATGAGCCCCGCTAAGCAAAGCAAAGCAGTCAGCAGCAACAGCCAGGAGTAGCTACTCAGATATGGCAATTCGAACTTCATCTCGTTCCTTCTTGAGTTTGAAATAGGTTTCAATGATTTTTCTTGCTATCGGGGCTGCGGCCACGCTTCCGCTTCCCCCGTTCTCAACGAGGACGGTTACGGATATCTCCGCCGAATCCGACGGTGCGTAGGATGTGAACCAGGCGTGGTCCTGAAACCGTTTTTCGGTCGACTCGAATTTTGCCGACACAACCTGAGCCGTACCCGTCTTACCCGAGACGGACGTGATTTTTGATCTTGCGTAAATCCCGGTGCCCCGGTGTTCGTTTACGGCACCGTAAAGTGCTTTTTTCAGAAAAGATACTGACTTTGCGTTAAGGCGCTGACCTTCCCCGGTTATCCGCAGTGGTCTTTTCTCATCCGTTTTTCTTATCTTCGGTTTGACTATAATGCCTCCGTTTGCTATTGCTGAAGTCATAACACTTATCTGAAGAGGGGTTGCGGTAACGTATCCCTGACCTATTGCCAGGATTGCAGTTTCGCCTGGGTACCAAGGTTCTTTCAGATGCTTTCTTTTCCATGTCTTGGATGGGTTCACTCCCCGTTTCTCGGGCAGTGCTATGCCGGTTCTTTCTCCAAGTCCGAACTTCTTCATGTAGGGGTAAAGGCCGTCAACACCAAGCTTCTGGGAAAGTTTGTAGAAGTATACGTCGCACGATTCGACAATCGCTTTGTAGAGGTTCATCTCCCCATGGCCTTCTTCGCGCCAGCAGTTAAAACGTTTCTTGTTTATGAAATAATGGCCCGGGCAGTATACGGACGACTTCGGATCAGCAGTTTTTTCCTCTAGCAACGCAAAAGCCGTGATTATTTTGAGCACTGACCCGGGCGGATAGGTTCCTTGGGTTGAGCGATTTAGAAGGGAAAAAGATTTTTTCTTTTTTGTTCTTTTTCTTTCCTTAGGAGAAAGCTCCTTCGAGATGTGCTCGGGACGATAGGATGGACGACTTACCATCGCCAGAATTTCTCCGCTTCTTACGTCCATTGCGACTATGGCCCCTTTCTCTTTACCCAAAGCGTCATAGGCGAACTGCTGCAGTTGCGCGTCAATGGTGAGGTGGATATCTTTTCCCTGGACCATTTCCCTGTTCTTGCGAGCTGGCAATAATGTGGCAACAGAGTCTGAGATCACTTTTCCGTGTGCGTTTACCATGACGTATTCAAGACCGTTTGTTCCTCTGAGTTCGCTGTCAAAGACCTTTTCGACACCCATTTTTCCGAGTTCGTTTCCCGCCTTGATCCGACCGTAGGTTCTTACCTCTTTTGCGTCGGCGATTCCCGTGTATCCCAGAAGAACGGCGGCTGCCTCTCCATGCGGATAGAATCTCTTGTGCCCCACTTCAAGAAATATGCCCTCTAGCGTTTCCTTGTTTTTTTCGACAAGAAGAAGCTCCTCTCTGCTTATGTCCTTGGCGATTGTAACGGGATAGAAGCTTTGGAGGGTTTCTATTTTTCGAAGTTTTTCCAGAAGTTTTTTCTCTGGAACGTTTATTATCTCCGCAAGTTTTTCCGCGAGCTCCTCGACATCCGTTATTTCTCTCGGAAATACTCGTATGTTAAAAGACGGTTTGTTATAGAGAATTTTTTCGCCGTTTCTATCGAAAATCCGTCCTCTGGGCGCAGGAAGTTCAAGTGCCCTCAGGATATTTCTTTCCGAAAAATTCCTGTATTCCTCGCCCTTGTATATCTGGAGGTAGAACAACCTCCCCGAGAAGACGACAAAAAACAGCACGATTAGGGATGAGGCTATTGTGAATCTATGTTTTAGGAATCCCATCCAATTTCCTCAGAAGCATTATTATCGGAACGCCGACCACCGTATTAATGATAGCCTGATAAAAAGCTAGCTCAACACTGAGAAATGCCGCCTGTCCGCTGTCTTGTCTCAACAGAAGCAGTACCAGTAGCAGCAAGTGCATGAGCAGGGTTCCTATAAAAAGCGCCAGAGGTAGGAAAAAGAGGTTGTTGCGGTCGTAATTAAGATTGTGCATGCCCACTCGCAGAGTAAGAAACACGGCGAATCTTGTGATCGTATGGAGCCCCAAAGCTCCGGCCGAAAAGACATCCATTAAAAACCCGTTCAGCATGGCAAGTGTGAACAGATAAGGTATTTCGGTTCTGATTGCCAAGCATATTATTAAGATCAGATTGAGATCGGGGGTGAACTTGCCCAGAGAAGATGTCGAGATTACCGATGTCTGGATAATGATGAAAAGAAAAGAGCAGAGTAGATAGAAAAGAAAAGAGAAGTTTATTCTCATCATATTCCAACTGGGTCCAGTTGGGGAGAGCTAATTGAGATGTATGAGCACCTCTTCAACCCTGCTCACATCGATTACCGGTTTTATGATGGCCTTTTGAAGTCCTTTGTCCGGCTCAATTCTTATTACGGTTCCTATAACAATATTTTTTGGGAAAACATTGTCTTTTCCGGATGATATGATCTTGTCTCCGACTATAATATCTTCCTCTTGCTCAATGTACTTCATAACGTAATGGTTTCCCGCTCCGGCAACTATGCCTCGTGTACGGCTCCTTTGTACAAGTGCATCCGCCACACTTGAGGGATTCGTCATTAGCATTACCAAGGAGGTTTTTTCATTTACCGAGTGCACGGTTCCTATGGCCCTGACGTTATTAAGCACCGGGGCCCCCTCATTTATCCCGGAAGACGATCCTTTGTCTATTATAAGGAAGCCAGGCCCCACCAGCGAAGGACTGCTCCCTATGACCCTTGCTCCCACCACTTCTCCCTTAAAGGAACTTCTATAGTTAAGAAGACTTCTTAACCTTTCATTCTCAAGTCTTATTTCCGTTAGCATCAACTCTTGCGCTTCCATTTCCTGTAGCTTTGCTTTCAGGCGGGAATTTTCAACGCTTGTATCGACGAGGTCGATATAATGGTCCCAGTAGTATCTCACGCCATCTTTAACGTAGTTTGCGAAAGCGCCGGAGCCGTAGTTAATGCTAAGCATCAACTTTGTTGTGTAATTGTTTTCTTTCTTTGCCAAGCCAAAAGTGACGGGCAATAGATGAATTAGAACAATTATGAGGATAAAGGACAGAAATAGCTGATTTTTGCTAAAAAACTTCTTCATTAAGTTTTCCTATTCGGTCGGAAATACTTAATTTCGATTTTCACAAGTGGCGGGAAGAATCACGTCCACGTTATAATGACAGCCATTGCAAGAGCTTACGGGATATTAAAACAAAAAACCGTTGTTAAACCACTGTAACACAAAACAATTCAGATTGCAAGGGGCAGTCCGTCTTGAAGCTGATTGTGAGAACGGAATCTAACTGATATCACGGGTTTTCTATAATTATATAGCGACGGAGGTTAGAAGTTCTATATCTTCGAGAGCTTTTCCGGAACCCATAACGACGCAATCGAGGGGCTGCTCGGCCCTTTTTATATGTATGCCGGTTTTTTGCTCTATGCGGTTGCGCAGCCCTCTTAGAAGCGAACCGCCTCCGGCTAGCATTATTCCCGACTCAAAGACATCTGCAGAGAGTTCCGGCGGGGTTTCCTCCAAAGTCTGCATAATTGCATCGACTATCTGGTTTATGGTTTCTTCTACCGCCTCTCCGATTTCTTCCGCGTCAATTGTAAGCATTGAGGGGACACCGGAAATGTTGTTTCTTCCGGTTACTTTCCATTGCATTTTTCTGCCGCTGTTTATTTCCGGGTGTGCAGAGAACTTTTTCTTAAGTTCTTCGGCTGTCCTGTGTCCAATTACTATGTTGTGATTTCTTTTCAGCCACAGCTGTATGGCTTCATCCATCTTGTCTCCGCCGGTTTTGATTGATTTACTCACAACTATCCCGGACAGTGCGATAACGCCTATTCCCGTGGTACCGCCTCCTATGTCGACCACCATGTTACCCGAGGGTCTATGCACTTCTATCCCAGACCCTATGGCGGCGCACATTGTTTCCTCAATGAGATATACTCTTCTGGCTCCTGCCGCCTCGGCCGATTCTTTTACGGCTCTTTTCTCTACTTCGGTAATCTCAAGGGGAACCGATATTACTACTCTCGGGCGCACGAAGCTTTTTTTATGGCCATTGGATTTTTTTATGAAGTACTCGATCATTTTCTGAGCCGCTTCGAAATCGGCGATAACACCGTCACGAAGAGGTCTTATGGCCCTGATCGACTCGGGAGTTCTTCCTACCATCTCCCTAGCGTATTTTCCTACAGCGATGAGTTTTGATTTCTGTCCCGGAATGTTCTGCACCGCTACAACCGATGGTTCGTTAGACACTATCCCTTTGCCTTTGAGGTATACAAGGGTGTTCGCAGTTCCGAGGTCGATCGCCAGATCGTTTGAAAAATGTTCCAGAAGCTTGTCCAGTATCATTATTTACAACTACCTCTTCTTTAAGTTAAACCATAATCAAACCCGAAAATACTCGCCTTATGTAATTGTAAACCAGACGAGTCTACGGCTAAATAGTTAACCTCTAAATTATAGCATTTTTTTAAATTATTCAAAGCGACTATAAAAAGGCTTTCCTGTTGTTTTTACGGTGTTCGGCGTTTTGTCGGCGAGGTCTTCTCCGCCAACGGATATTTCTCCCTGAAAATCGCGGAATTCCCTCCTTATATAGCCGATGGAGATGTTTTTCCCCAGAGTGGGAGAGTATGTTGAAGAGGTTATTTTCCCCACTTTTTTCTCCTTAACCCAAAGCGTGTTTCC encodes:
- the cyoE gene encoding heme o synthase produces the protein MSETQKKSVGTMAVSAVILSKPGIIMSVAFTGLAGMVVANRAFPSAQTVFLCVVSLLLSAGGAAILNNLLDKKIDKQMTRLNKRVEALRVLGDRNAWIISILMMAVALFISLSYFNYVNAALILLAIISYTLIYTLFLKRTSPFGTVLGGVPGALPVLIGYTAVNPVLQLDAMIIFIFMMLWQPPHFWVLAQKYRKDYEKAGINVLPVALGTKYTNILILIYSLSLIPLTFILWLTGTNTVYFAAFAAISGIYFNYLVVRSVFANRGYGKAFSASIIYMLLIMLGIVVDILVKSLSPVERVIGNLM
- a CDS encoding COX15/CtaA family protein; translation: MLAKTALGLLFVLLIWGNAVSGLEAGLACPDWPLCHGEVIPPFRWDIYLEFSHRVIGGITSIVLFILCYRRFRAYRKNYRALPLLVVLLLLFQIVLGGIVVLTRLPVDLTTIHFTNAIIIFSITLYMVYFDGVIKKPDFRFSGPAGLFFALFLLVFIQASLGAYVRHLGAGLACPDFPTCLGYWIPPELSGKVLAHFTHRGVAYLLTVVFIFVLILSRKSERLREARKNMSWAVALLFLQIGLGIVVVTSKLLFYVTAVHLAIGLLILSLCLLTWFGYISKDTVAEKTS
- the coxB gene encoding cytochrome c oxidase subunit II — its product is MSTWIPESASNLAASVDNITLFVTIVSVFFFVLISAVLVAFSIKYRRKSEDQETAYITHNPVIETIWTIIPTILLMVIFAWGWIAFKELRNPPPEAIEVNVVAKQWLWEFEYFTGKKSLNELFVQQNKPVRLIMRSEDVIHSFFVPQFRVKQDILPGSYQQLWFTPTKVGTFDLLCAEYCGSGHSQMLATVKVLSPEAFARWEKGDELEDGAALAAISVSPAERGKELHSQRGCLACHSVDGKEVIGPTFKNLYGKTEKLADGSSVLVDENYIRESIYEPQAKMVEGYPPTMPSFKGILSEDEVTALIEYIKTLK
- a CDS encoding cytochrome c oxidase subunit 3 family protein, with protein sequence MSSTAEHAEGHAHGHGLGETVTHNAAKFGMWLFLGTEILLFGGLFAAYALFRAKYPDLFYESHKKLDITLGAINTIVLIFSSFTMALAVSASQKRNRKWLIILLSVTFICGAAFGVNKYFEYGAKFHHGIFPDTNIFFALYFMMTGLHMLHVFLGMGIILALIIMARQGRFKEGNRYTPVEVGGLYWHLVDLIWIYLFPLLYLIG
- the rodA gene encoding rod shape-determining protein RodA; amino-acid sequence: MKFELPYLSSYSWLLLLTALLCLAGLMNLYSVSLLAGLGAFKKQLVWVFAGLLTVAVISRLRPHTLETHSVTFYLFFLVLLGLLFIFGKTVSGSRSWFQIGPVSIQPSEFIKIGIIMMLANYYANDVAAKENYNSVELLKPLALLLVPTAAVIAQPDMGTAMTILLIGSSIILLMGISRKALLRIIIIALISIVPAWHLLIKDYQKERIYSFMDTSTDPFGVSYNSIQSQIAIGSGMGYGKGFSLGSQSNLNFLPAHHTDFAFSVISEEWGFRGSVFILLLYFSIILFILRIATSLEDRFAMIACFGIAAMLFWHAVINIAMVTGLMPIIGTPLFFISYGGSSTLTAFIGIGIVLCLRKK
- a CDS encoding cytochrome C oxidase subunit IV family protein; the encoded protein is MSTHDHTEEHHTGLREYAAVCLTLFVLTAVTVYVAKFDFGDFNIVIAMLVASVKAAIVALYFMHLKFEDKLTWIYALYPLFLLFLLIGFTIMETFTRVPVIK
- a CDS encoding cbb3-type cytochrome c oxidase subunit I, whose amino-acid sequence is MANGVMTQTQHIPYLAQKGLKSWILTTDHKRIGILYLVTISFFFMIAGLAALGMRYELMTPELDFFRTATEYNVAFTLHGSLMVFFFIVPGIAASFGNFLIPLMIGARDVAFPRINLLSFWIYLVGTAILLSALAQPADTGWTFYTPYSIQTGTKVIMITLGVFVLGFSSILTGMNFIVTIHKLRAPGMTWSRLPLFIWASYATAILQLLATPVVGITLLLLIAERAFDIGFFDPAKGGDPILFQNFFWFYSHPAVYIMVIPAFGIISEIIPVFARKPIFGYKAIAYSSFAIAIISFFVWLHHMFVSGISETAAAIFSFLTMLVAIPTAVKVFNWTATLYKGSIDFHSSMLYALSFIVLFTVGGLTGVYLGALAVDVHLHDTYFIVAHMHYVMIGGTVMGFFGALHFWYQKWFGKVFNELIAKVAWFLIFVGFNVTFFPQFFMGFQGMPRRYATYPEEYISYHALSTYGSWILGLGILIMTVNLLVPLWKKGRPESSNPYGSLSLEWQVPSPPPHENFAEIPTVTDWTYAYGKK
- the mrdA gene encoding penicillin-binding protein 2, with amino-acid sequence MGFLKHRFTIASSLIVLFFVVFSGRLFYLQIYKGEEYRNFSERNILRALELPAPRGRIFDRNGEKILYNKPSFNIRVFPREITDVEELAEKLAEIINVPEKKLLEKLRKIETLQSFYPVTIAKDISREELLLVEKNKETLEGIFLEVGHKRFYPHGEAAAVLLGYTGIADAKEVRTYGRIKAGNELGKMGVEKVFDSELRGTNGLEYVMVNAHGKVISDSVATLLPARKNREMVQGKDIHLTIDAQLQQFAYDALGKEKGAIVAMDVRSGEILAMVSRPSYRPEHISKELSPKERKRTKKKKSFSLLNRSTQGTYPPGSVLKIITAFALLEEKTADPKSSVYCPGHYFINKKRFNCWREEGHGEMNLYKAIVESCDVYFYKLSQKLGVDGLYPYMKKFGLGERTGIALPEKRGVNPSKTWKRKHLKEPWYPGETAILAIGQGYVTATPLQISVMTSAIANGGIIVKPKIRKTDEKRPLRITGEGQRLNAKSVSFLKKALYGAVNEHRGTGIYARSKITSVSGKTGTAQVVSAKFESTEKRFQDHAWFTSYAPSDSAEISVTVLVENGGSGSVAAAPIARKIIETYFKLKKERDEVRIAISE
- a CDS encoding SCO family protein, whose translation is MWRFFIFLSVMYLSSTVPALFTSDVQALSNVNDVEEIGFDEKLASSIDLDTEFRGESGEAVNISSFFGQKKPVVLSLAYFTCPRLCLLGTDGVLEAINQMDAFRPGKDYTVVTVSFDPEEPLDVIGEKSARYKKALAGGAEEAKNWHFLTATAENILRLTDSVGFRFKKDGEEFAHPSGIVILTPDGTISRYLYGVQYDPRNFKLSLIEASEGKIGSSELLNKVLMFCYQFDPVGKRYALAALNVVKVGGMVTLTVLVAFLCLMWRRERKTH
- the mreC gene encoding rod shape-determining protein MreC produces the protein MKKFFSKNQLFLSFILIIVLIHLLPVTFGLAKKENNYTTKLMLSINYGSGAFANYVKDGVRYYWDHYIDLVDTSVENSRLKAKLQEMEAQELMLTEIRLENERLRSLLNYRSSFKGEVVGARVIGSSPSLVGPGFLIIDKGSSSGINEGAPVLNNVRAIGTVHSVNEKTSLVMLMTNPSSVADALVQRSRTRGIVAGAGNHYVMKYIEQEEDIIVGDKIISSGKDNVFPKNIVIGTVIRIEPDKGLQKAIIKPVIDVSRVEEVLIHLN